From the Helianthus annuus cultivar XRQ/B chromosome 17, HanXRQr2.0-SUNRISE, whole genome shotgun sequence genome, the window TTAGCGCTTGTTTCATTACATAAGCATCGTCACTCCCGCTAGGACGTAAACGAtcctaaaataataaattatcAACAACTAAATCCAAATATTTCGTTAAAAAATAAACCGTATAAAAAAAATTACCGCTTGATGATATAGACCATTGAATGTGTTAATTTTTGTTTGTATCGTCATCCATTTTGAGCGAACTTGGTGGTGGGTTTGGTTACTTCCTCCGACCGTTTCATTGTAGTGGTTCAGAACTTTCTTCCAAAACCCATCCGCCTTTCGttgatttcctttttttttattcAAAGTGCAATCCGCCTTTTGTTGATTTCCTTTCTTTTTATTCAAAGTGCAATGAACAAAACCTTTTGCTAACGCCTCTTCTTGTCTAGGCGTCCAAGTTTCCCGTTTGGCTTTTGCTTTTCTTTCTGGTTCGGCTACATTTTCGTTCACGGGATTTTCTTCAACcgcaacatcttcatcatcatcatctaactCTTGTTCTTGGGTTTCTTGCACGAACTCCTCATCGAAGTCATGTTGTACGTCTCTCGGTGATTGTGACATTGGGGTTTGaaaagcaaacgggtcaaaagcatttTGCGCTTCTAGGGAGTATTCATAATAACCGGGTCGAGTCATCGTCGGACCGTGTTGCATCCAATTTTGGGTGGGTTGGGTATCATAACCGAAAGGTTGATGCATGGGTTGGTTATAAAAAAAAGGAGGTTGGGTTTGATTCGCAAACCCAAGGTGCAGATGAAACGGGACACTAGTACCACCCGAACCACGTTTATCTTTAGCTCTCGACTTCGAACCGGACCCTACCATTTTCTTCTTGCCTTCACCCTTGTTTGAGCCTTCCATTTTTTGTAGTGTAATTTTTCAAAATATTTGAAAGTTTTAAACAGTGGATGAGAATAGATAGTTGGTTTAGTATTTATAGTGtaattttttaaaacaaaaaataatttatttttaccTTGAATGGTATTATTACCGTTGTAACATTCCCCAACGGTCAAATTTTCATTGTTCCCGAGTCGGCAACCTGTCACCGATTGCTTTTGTTTGCCGCGTCGGCATTAggtcggcggcggtgtttgccgatcggcaaaccCGTTTGCCGCCCTTTGCCGACTCCCACACCGTACACCCTaaattaatccagaagtgtgagaagtgtattataacactatataacaccatataaacaccgtataatactatataacaccatataacaccatataacactatctaacactatataacaaatataacactatacatctatcatagataTGTTttcagacaaaatatagtgttatatttgttatatagtgttacatagtgttatatggtgttacatagtgttatacggtgtttatatggtgttatatagtgttatatatagtgttataatacatcTCTCACAtgtctggattaatgtacaggatcctctatctGATGATATATATCATGTTCTCATAATTGATGTTCACTAACAAAATTATTTTCCTAGAGGATGCATCTGATTAGAAAAatcttaattatatatttttaataacaGCAGcacattttagaaaaaaaataagaaTACAGTTAATTACAAAAATGGTCCTAGTGATTTGCCCAAATCACATATTTAGGGTCTAAATTACAAAAGTTACATGTGTTGGTAATTTTGAATTAAAGGGTTCCTTAGCGTGCAAGGCAAGGAAACAAAATCAAGACTGAATAATTATTGATAATTACAGGTGAATTAGTCTGAAAGGGATAACTTGGTGGTAAGGTGGTGTATTCCCCAACCAAGTGATTGTGGGTTCAAATCCTGCCAGGTATGGTGTGATTTTAGCTGTTCAAAAAAACTAAGTCTGAATTAGATTTAATTATAAGTGATAATTATCATGTCcaatattattagtttattagCAATCCTAGTTAAAATCTAATAATTGTTTTTAGATTATAAATACCATGCTTTGGGTATTTGAGGTTGTAATCAAGTTTTGAGTCACGTTTGGGTGTTAGCCAAGTTGTTCGTGTTTTCCGATTTACTGTTTTGTGATACCGATTCCCATCatgaattggtatcagagcatacgTGGGAACTTAAGAACCTGTGATTGAGCAAAGGATCAGAGGATTTCCAGTCGTCAACTTTCGAATCGTAATTAACAAGGTAAAAGTAGTCCACGCGGCTGTTGATTATCTTGTTAATATCAAATTGTAGCAGGTTGGAAGCAGCTTGCTGCAGTTGTCATGCGCGATTCGATAACGAGAAGGAGGACGATTAGAGAAGTGAAATCGTGATTCAATACCAGAAGTATTATCGGTGTGTTAAAGGTCTGTCATCACTGGTGTTGTTGTCGAGAGAAGGGGAACAACTGAGAAACTCGTTTGGGGGTTGAAAGCGTATTTTAAAGTGTTTGTTCTTTTGATTAGGTTTTTGATtgggttttcatggacctcactAATAAAGTCCAAAGGAAAAAAAGTTACTATTGTTCTAATTTGATTATTCGATTAATATTAAGTCTTGAAGATATCGAAAGGAGTGTTCTAATCAGATTCAGGATTTGATTTAATCATAGTCTTGAAGATATCGAAAGGAGTGTTCTGATCAGATTTGGGATTTGATTTAATCATGTAGACTAGAAGAAACTGAACCAGTTACACCAGGTTCGACTACTTTTACGTACAGTCGacgaaagaaaaatatggttgaAGGCGGAGGCAGTGGTGGCTCGAATCGCGAGAAATCGGTACCAAACTCAACATTACTTCAATGCCCGCAATTGAATTTGGTTAATTATACTATTTGGGCAATGCATATTCACGCGATTTTTAATGTTCATCGTGTGTGGGAGGCCATCGAACCCGGAACTGAAACAAATATGAAGAGCAACATGGCGATTGATATATTGTTTCAGTTTATACCTCTATACCTGAAGAACAGATCTTGTAAGTTTGTATTCTGAAGACGACGAAAGAGGTGTGGGAAGCACTAAAAGCCCGTTATCTAGGAGTTGATCGGGTACGTGAAGCAAGACTTCAGACATTGATGTCAGAATTTGAGGCGAGGAAGATGAAGGATTCGAGTACAATTGATGACTTTTCAAGCAAGTTATCAAGAATGTCTTAAAAGCGGCGTCTCTCGGTTTTGTAATCGAGGAACAAAGGATCGTGAAATTTTTTCTCAGCGGTTTACCAAGGCGATTCATCCATATGTAGCCTCAATTGAGCAACTATTGGATGTAAAATCAATTGCATTCAATGGTGATGTCATTGGTCGAATGAAGGCGTTTAAGGAACGCATAAAAGATGAAGAATCACAATCGGGATAATTAAGGTACATGTAGGTCCTGAAACGGATCTTGAACACAAGGATTTCTTGTTTCGAATGGTGtaacaagtgcggaatccaagctacaCCACAAACCGAGCAAGAGTATGATTAATAAAGTTCCATAATCTGTAGTAGATCAGATACATTATGAAGTATCCTATATGCATCCTACTAGATATTTGTAGTAGATTAGATACATTATGAAGTATGGCAAATGGGAAGAGTAACAATTTAAGATACCTTCATTTCCACAATTTGCATTTCCTTAGGTGCACGCACCCACAAAAATTTCACATGCATAGCAGCTGTTTGAACATGCTAAGCATGCGAGAAAAGTGTTGACTTAAGGGCATTTGAAACAAAAATCTCGCATGCATTTCCGTAAGGGCGTTTAAAACAAAAGGTTGGGGTTGGAGGTTACAAccttagaaaattttcaattgTTGTCTATTAATGCTTGGTTGAGGATAAATCAGTATTCGTTTCGATCATTTGGATATTAaatgtatacatacatacaatcatGAACGAGACATAACATGTTGGCCCAGATGGTTTAAACAATCGTATCAACAAACATGGACAcgatcaaacaaacacgaacacgagATATTGGGGGGACAAACCCACGACTCTTTCTATTCAATCAAACAAAGATACGAACTTACAAAGAAAGGGACAAATAAAAACATTAACTTAGACCCCTATTTATAGTACTACTAAACTTGCTCTCCAAGCTATTAAACATTTCCTAAACCAATTACTAAACTTTCTCTCCAAGACTTACCTAAAATAAATCAAACTTTAATAATAACTAATTATATCAATCTTTCACTTTAGCCCTTCAACTTTCAACTCATACGAGTTTTAGGATTAACTTTCAACATTCCTCCTTAATCCAAAAACTCGACTCAAACTTTCTTGACTTTGTACCGCCAAGGTCTTGAATCCCCAACAACATTCTCAACTCTTTAATTCCAATCATTGGTCCGTCTTTATTCTTTCTTTTCATTTGTTTGTAACAAACCTGTTTAACAGGTTCTTCACGCTCATCATTCAAACCATCCACATTAATCTCAAATGCAAATTCattcttcactttcttttcttgaacttttctGTCTTCAAATATTTGTTGCATCACTTGTTCAATTGACAAGTTCTTTTTCCCCAcacttcttttctttctttgctTATCTAAACATTCTTGGTCATTCGactttgatccaaaactcgcagGTTGGTTAGTCTTTCTTTCTTTATTAAACCATGTTGGGCTTTTCTTTTTGACTATTCCCTTGAACTTTTCATTCAATTCTGATTTTTCTTCAACAGATGCTCGATTGTTGACTTTCACATACGGTTCTAAATGTGCAGACTTGTTAATTGCACCCTTTACTTCATACGGTACTAAATCTTTTCTCtcatcatcatcatgatcagtagcAGGTTTCTTGCTTCGCTGCTGCAAACTGATCTTAACAGTTTCTTCATCTTCAAGGTTGTTTGAGTTAGGAAAACATACCTGAAGATTCACGCTCTTCTCTTCTTCATCTAAAGaattcttttgttttctttattcaatctttctttttcttcactTACCAAAACTGTTTGCAAAGCTTCTTCTTTTTCTGTAGCTTCCTGAGCTTCTTTCTTACGTGCTTGTTCTTCTTGAACAATCGCATCCAATCTTTCTTTCTCAGCGATCTCATCCAATCTTTCTTTCTCAGCGGCTTCTTGAGCTGCTTTTTCCTGTTCTTCTTTTCGTACATGATCGATTCCAAGAAATCGAATCTTCAAGGCACGCCATACTTCCTTAGCATTCATGAGTATGCCAACTTGTACCAAGATGTCTTCCGGTAGGGTTTGACATATGTACCCTAATGCGGTGTACATCTTCCTTTCATCTACAACTACGTCGGCTGTAGGTTCAATAACATCCCAAAATCCATAGTCTTTCAAGAATCCCTCCATCTTGGTCGACCATACTTTGTAGTTCGATTTCGTCAATACTGGTACTCCCCCAATCACCATTGTGTCTTTTCTATCTTCCGTTTCTTTTCTCGTTTGTTATTTTTCAGTTAGAATTGATTCCCGATCCCGAAACCAATCTCTAATAAATAACCAAACATTATACTTTTCTTTtttactttctttctttctttcaatTCATCAAGAACAACATTCTTGATTACCCGAAAACAATCTTGCTATACAAGAACTTACTgttgcgttttttttttttttttctttggagTTCAAcaccaaaaaaatatatattacttTCAACCATCAAATTGGCCTGCTTATGCGATACAACCAATCctaaaaatctttttctactgcctcttcttaaaaaaaaattgtcCTTTGTGATTCACGTAGCTTCTTTCTCCTGTTGTCGAACGAACTAAACATAAATTGGCGGGTGATTTTCAAGACTGCTCGACaaacaaaataataaataatatgcTTTCTGATGTTAAGGCGTAAACACCAAAAACAAATTATTATGTTCCTTTCTTCTTTCACTCATGAGTAAGAAAAATACTTTTTTAGGTCAAAGACCAAACCTTGGTCAAACCTAAAGAAACTCCTTTTCTTTTTTCTCTACGTGAGACAATTGTAACAAACAAAAAAAAGATTTTTCTTTTCTCTTGGTAATTGCAAGCTCTAACAAAAAATAATGTTCTTTCTTCCTACGAAGACAAACAGCGTCTATCTTGATTGACCGAACGTAATAAACGAACTTCTACGAATCTTCGTGTGTAAATACTGAGCCAccacagctctgataccaattgttggcccAGACGGTTTAAACAATCGTATCAACAAACATGGACAcgatcaaacaaacacgaacatgagATATTGATGGGACAAACCCGCGACTCTTTCTATTCAATCAAACAAAGATACGAACTTACAAAGAAAGGGACAAATAAAAACATTAACTTAGACCCCTATTTATAGTACTACTAAACTTGCTCTTCAAGCTATTAAACATTTCCTAAACCAATTACTAAACTTTCTCTCCAAGACTTACCTAAAATAAATCAAACTTTAATAATAACTAACTATATCAATCTTTCACTTTAGCCCTTCAATTTTCAACTCATACGAGTTTTAGGATTAACTTTCAACATAACAAACCTACTGTATGCGCGCATGCTCTGTAATTCTGGGGTAATGAACAACTTAATAATACTTATTGACAAAAAACATATCAAAATCCTGGTAAACGAACAATACTGACACGATTTGTTTGTCGTTGATATTTCATCGCTGATCTGATGAACAATAGTTACAGGAAGTCTTTGGAAAGGTTGGCCCAAAAGTGGGGCCCTGAACTATCATGTTATTGACATTGAAGAAACTTTCAAATTCACAAATGCAACTTGCTGTATTTCTATGCCAAAAGATACATACAATGGAAGTTTCAACACTTTTGCTATTTTTGTCCATATTGACTAACACCATCAAGACATTGCCTCATTGACTCTTCTCCTCCGTTCATCCTTAACCCTTTTCAAACGCTAAAAGGACACACActttgtaagtttttttttttttttttttttttttttttttttttttttttttagtctCATTTCTCCTTTCCATGTAACGCATCTCAATTTAGCATAATCTAAAGTTAAATAAAAAGATACCTAcacttttctttttttatttttaacagcAAATTTCTTTACTCCTGTCGCATGTAGAACTTGAACTCAAGACCTCACTCTCCCAATGTGTTTAAAGGATTTGTCCTttaccaatggaccaccaccccattggtacCTACAATTTTCTTATATTTCCAATATTCATATTAGAAGAAAATTTAAACATAACAGAGTGTCTGTAGGGGCGGAACCAGAAGGGAGTCAAGAGGGTCCATTGACCCTCCGGTCACCGGAactttttgagtttttatttataaattttgagtttttgaagaacAAACTTAGAGATGAACCCCCTAATTTGAACCAGTATAGAATATAAGCTTATGATAACCCCCTAAATAAATTGTTCTGGTTTCGCCACTGAGTGTCTGTATGTAGGATAGTATATACTTTGCAGCACACTTGAAGAAAAGCTATAAAGGTAAACATGAGTTCATACAATTTTGTTTTTGCAGTTGACTTTAAGTGTTTGTATAAAAGTTGAACTCACATATGCCAAAACTCTGCCATTCAGATTCAGTTTTTCTTAAAATTATTTGTTTCTATCAGGACATGTATGATGTCTAGGTGTTTAAAGAGTTCAGAGAGAAGAAACTCTAGCTTCAAACCTAACAATAATCACTTTGAAACGTCAAATGATCACACATGTTGTAAGACTGCGGGGAGTGGTGGCATTGGTTGGGCGGGAGAAGCCAGCCAGCGTCGCTATGGAGCCTGGCGGGGGGCGGGGTGAGCTGGCTAGCCAGGATTGGGTGTTCATTTTTTACCAGTGGACCCCACTATTTTATAAATCtcaactatttaaaaaaaataaagtcagcCAACATAGCTGCCCAACGCCGCTAACCCACGCCGCTTCCACACCCCACTTTTTTTGGGGTTGCCCGGTGAACCCACTATCATCACATGTCGAGCAAAGCCCCTACCCAAACCCCCACTCCCTACAGTCTAATTCTTCCTTGTGATCAACACAACTAAAACTTTGACTTCCTACAAAAGCTCATATCAACTAGTTTGATTCTTGTGCTTGATATTAATAGAATCTTTCTGTTGAGCATTGATAACTGATAGATTTAGGATTTTCATTCATGGGGACAAGATCAAGTCAGGGGTCTCACTaaaagcagcctctctattttTAGGGGTAAAGGTAAGGCTATCTACATCTTACCCTTCCTTTACTTTGCTATTGTTGGAATTTACTAataccgagtatgatgatgatgatgattattcaTGGGGACAAGACACTTTTAATAATAGTTTAGCTACTAATGTCAAGAAGTAATAGATTAGGGATCATCCATTGGGAATAGCCTAATGGTGTTGATGAGTTAGATAAGGTGTAGGGTACGAGAAGGTCATGCGTTTAATCCCTATGATATGCAAGTTTAGCCATTAAAAAAAAGATTAGTGACCAATTGTGTAAATGGGATTAACAAACTTAATTGGGTTTTAGGTGGTAGTTAGGGCCAGCTACAAGCAAGTGCAGGGTGGGCCTGTGCTCAAGGCCCAAATCAATATAGGGTccgaaattttttttaaaaattatatatatatatatatatatatatatatatatatatatatatatatatatatatatatatatatatatagggtaaggatcatTTTCAGAatcataaatatttacagaactcgcagaactcctaataaacaatctttttatttatatacttttatGTTTAGAATAATTTTATCATtcattatgtgtatttttatgattacctacatgttaagagtaattttatcattttttatatgtaaatttataattacacatatgtaaactagttttttttacatatatgtaattagttattacACATATATATGATTTGGCTATTagacatatgtaaactacttttaacatgtatgtaatcataaaaatacatataatctaaatattaataaaagattacaaataatgccacatggcattcccTCCTTCAACCttataaatttatttatatttgtttaatattaataacCAATATACAGATAtaa encodes:
- the LOC110924302 gene encoding caldesmon-like, with amino-acid sequence MEGFLKDYGFWDVIEPTADVVVDERKMYTALGYICQTLPEDILVQVGILMNAKEVWRALKIRFLGIDHVRKEEQEKAAQEAAEKERLDEIAEKERLDAIVQEEQARKKEAQEATEKEEALQTVLVCFPNSNNLEDEETVKISLQQRSKKPATDHDDDERKDLVPYEVKGAINKSAHLEPYVKVNNRASVEEKSELNEKFKGIVKKKSPTWFNKERKTNQPASFGSKSNDQECLDKQRKKRSVGKKNLSIEQVMQQIFEDRKVQEKKVKNEFAFEINVDGLNDEREEPVKQVCYKQMKRKNKDGPMIGIKELRMLLGIQDLGGTKSRKFESSFWIKEEC